Proteins encoded by one window of Dreissena polymorpha isolate Duluth1 chromosome 11, UMN_Dpol_1.0, whole genome shotgun sequence:
- the LOC127850471 gene encoding uncharacterized protein LOC127850471 gives MFHKVLYLKEAHNRCPECRVVCSNEDALLSHFCSRHIKQPETGKESKIKLIASPMIASANHELNEVSSRKWKACLENRSFHYEGTYKHFPPTMWIKMFGLMILGRMCGQGGLHYIMMQLCIQQHVNLSQRMLMLLNLLNDVEKNPGPEYSCKWISCKEDVHSIGQQDAHIISHVVQEKCCRWGDCTKVLSFNSLEIHELKHL, from the exons atgtttcacaaagttttatatttaaaggaggcgcacaatcggtgtccagaatgcagggttgtttgctccaacgaagacgctttgctgagccacttctgcagtcgccacatcaagcaaccagagactggaaaagagagtaaaattaagCTAATAGCTTCACCCatg attgcatctgctaatcatgaactcaatgaagtcagctcaaggaagtggaaggcatgcttggaaaatagaagtttccattatgaag gaacatacaaacatttcccacccaccatgtggatcaagatgtttgggctgatgattctgggtcgtatgtgtggacaaggtggtcttcattacatcatgatgcagctgtgtattcaacaacatgttaacctgtcccagcggatgttgatgctcttaaatctcttaaatgatgttgagaaaaatccaggaccg gagtattcgtgcaaatggatatcctgcaaggaagacgtccactccataggacagcaagatgcacatatcatctctcatgtggttcaagagaaatgctgtagatggggagactgtaccaaagtcctgagctttaatagtcttgaaatccatgaacttaaacatctctag